A window of the Lysinibacillus irui genome harbors these coding sequences:
- the serA gene encoding phosphoglycerate dehydrogenase encodes MTTATKTINVFIADPLSEDGIFPLRQEQDLDLNIIVDTGLAPEELIAKIADVDVLLVRSQTTVTREVIEAAKNLKLIGRAGVGVDNIDLAAATEHGIIVVNAPDGNTNSAAEHTIAMMTSLARHIPQAFNTLKNGKWDRKSYVGVELKNKTLGVVGFGRIGVEVAYRAKGQRMNVMAYDPFLTDERAKELGVTKATVEEICAAADFITVHTPLLPETRNLINKEKFAIMKDGVRIINCARGGIINEDDLYDAIVAGKVAGAALDVFVSEPATDHKLLTLPQVIATPHLGASTIEAQESVAVDVSNDIIKFYKTGTVTNPVNMPSIPKELLAQVEPFFELAEKLGSFLSQVTTEPVKEINLSYAGEVANYDVRPLTSNALKGLLSKNHGNHVNDVNARYLSERIGMKINEHKTTTAKGFTSLITIEIITANETHTVAGTLLNGLGARIVKVEDYVVDVIPQGHLLYIKNTDKPGAIGRVATKLAEKDINIATMQVGRAQVGGTAVMMLTIDNVVTEEDLVFVSQLENIDEVKAITL; translated from the coding sequence ATGACTACTGCAACAAAAACAATTAACGTATTTATCGCTGATCCACTAAGTGAAGATGGTATTTTCCCACTACGTCAGGAACAAGACTTAGATTTAAACATTATCGTGGACACTGGTCTAGCACCAGAAGAATTAATCGCAAAAATTGCCGATGTAGATGTGTTACTTGTGCGTTCTCAAACAACTGTGACACGTGAGGTGATTGAAGCAGCTAAAAACTTAAAATTGATCGGTCGTGCTGGTGTGGGTGTTGATAATATTGACCTTGCTGCTGCAACTGAACATGGGATTATCGTTGTCAATGCACCAGATGGTAACACGAACTCTGCTGCTGAGCACACGATTGCGATGATGACATCACTTGCTCGTCATATTCCACAAGCTTTTAATACTTTGAAAAATGGAAAATGGGATCGTAAATCTTATGTCGGGGTAGAGCTAAAAAATAAAACTTTAGGTGTTGTAGGATTTGGACGTATTGGTGTTGAAGTAGCTTATCGTGCAAAGGGTCAACGTATGAATGTTATGGCATATGATCCTTTCCTTACAGATGAACGAGCAAAAGAGTTAGGTGTAACAAAAGCGACAGTTGAAGAAATTTGCGCAGCAGCAGATTTCATCACAGTACACACTCCTCTTCTTCCTGAAACACGTAATCTTATTAATAAAGAAAAATTCGCAATCATGAAAGATGGCGTACGTATTATTAACTGTGCACGTGGCGGTATCATTAATGAAGACGATTTATATGATGCGATTGTAGCAGGTAAAGTTGCTGGTGCAGCCCTTGATGTATTTGTCTCTGAACCTGCAACAGATCATAAACTACTGACGTTACCGCAAGTTATCGCAACGCCTCACTTAGGTGCATCTACTATTGAAGCACAAGAATCTGTAGCAGTTGATGTATCAAATGACATCATTAAGTTCTATAAAACAGGTACTGTAACAAATCCAGTGAATATGCCATCTATTCCGAAAGAACTTCTTGCACAAGTGGAACCTTTCTTTGAGCTAGCAGAAAAACTTGGTTCTTTTTTATCACAGGTAACAACAGAGCCTGTAAAAGAAATCAACTTATCTTATGCTGGTGAAGTAGCAAACTATGATGTTCGTCCATTAACTTCAAACGCATTAAAAGGTTTATTATCTAAAAACCACGGTAATCATGTAAATGATGTGAATGCTCGTTACTTGTCTGAACGTATTGGCATGAAAATTAATGAGCACAAAACAACAACGGCAAAAGGCTTTACAAGTTTAATTACGATTGAAATTATTACAGCCAATGAAACACATACAGTAGCTGGTACGTTATTAAATGGTTTAGGTGCACGTATTGTTAAGGTGGAAGACTATGTTGTGGACGTTATTCCTCAAGGTCACCTGCTTTACATTAAGAACACTGATAAACCAGGTGCCATTGGCCGTGTAGCAACAAAACTTGCAGAAAAAGATATCAACATTGCCACAATGCAAGTTGGTCGTGCGCAAGTTGGTGGGACAGCAGTTATGATGCTTACGATTGATAATGTAGTAACAGAAGAAGATTTAGTATTCGTGTCTCAACTCGAAAATATTGATGAGGTAAAAGCCATTACCCTATAG
- a CDS encoding RNA polymerase sigma factor, whose product MKVEKIFHLHNQTIFKYLYYLLNDETLAEDFTQETFVRYFNYQQSIKEGAQLAWLRSTARNLAYDHFRRKRLIQFVPFLQQHEKQSSPSPNEWLMQQDAKILYLAISKLKITYRDVIILRKIEGLSIEETCEVLGWNEGKVKNTLKRALVALKKQLGGEMDEEL is encoded by the coding sequence ATGAAAGTAGAAAAAATATTTCACTTACATAATCAAACCATTTTTAAATACTTATATTACTTACTGAATGACGAAACATTAGCAGAGGATTTTACACAGGAGACCTTTGTTCGTTATTTTAACTATCAACAATCAATTAAAGAAGGAGCACAACTCGCTTGGCTTCGTTCCACTGCTCGTAACCTTGCCTACGATCATTTTCGACGGAAGAGGCTTATACAATTTGTCCCTTTTTTACAACAGCATGAAAAACAATCCTCGCCCTCCCCAAATGAATGGTTAATGCAACAAGATGCCAAGATTCTGTATCTTGCCATTAGTAAACTAAAAATTACATATCGTGATGTCATTATTCTACGGAAAATTGAAGGTCTATCAATCGAAGAGACCTGTGAAGTACTCGGTTGGAACGAAGGAAAGGTAAAAAATACATTAAAACGAGCACTCGTTGCATTAAAAAAACAGCTTGGAGGTGAGATGGATGAAGAATTATAA
- a CDS encoding HAD family hydrolase, with the protein MSISTIIFDLDDTLLWDKKSVKTAFEKTCNYAATVHNVNPVKLEEAVRREARALYEGYETYDYTVLIGINPFEGLWGTFDDTTDSFQKMKEIVPGYRAEAWTKGLAALNIDDAQFGAELGERFMAERKVSPFLYEDTFAVLDQLKGKYQLVLLTNGAPSLQNLKLEITPEIAPYFDHIIISGDFGKGKPDASIFEFVMEKASITADEAIMVGDNLNTDILGSSRVGMRNVWINRENNIANGAVTPTYEVDSLTALLELINKL; encoded by the coding sequence ATGTCGATAAGTACAATTATTTTTGATTTAGATGATACACTGCTATGGGATAAAAAATCAGTCAAAACAGCCTTTGAAAAAACTTGTAATTATGCAGCAACAGTACATAATGTGAATCCTGTTAAACTAGAGGAGGCTGTTCGTCGAGAGGCACGCGCCCTGTATGAGGGGTATGAAACATATGATTATACAGTCTTAATAGGTATTAACCCGTTCGAAGGTCTTTGGGGGACGTTTGATGATACGACAGATTCTTTCCAAAAGATGAAAGAAATTGTTCCTGGCTATCGTGCAGAAGCTTGGACAAAAGGGTTAGCTGCTCTTAATATTGATGATGCGCAGTTTGGAGCTGAGCTAGGAGAGCGCTTTATGGCTGAGCGTAAAGTATCACCATTTTTATATGAAGATACATTTGCTGTATTAGATCAACTAAAAGGAAAGTATCAGCTTGTATTACTCACAAATGGAGCACCAAGTCTACAAAACCTGAAGCTAGAAATCACACCTGAAATTGCCCCGTATTTTGATCATATTATTATTTCGGGAGACTTTGGCAAGGGTAAGCCTGATGCATCTATTTTTGAATTTGTTATGGAGAAAGCAAGTATTACAGCAGATGAGGCAATCATGGTTGGCGATAATCTCAATACTGATATTTTAGGTTCTTCGCGTGTCGGAATGCGCAATGTATGGATTAATCGTGAAAACAATATTGCCAATGGAGCTGTCACACCAACCTATGAAGTAGACTCTTTGACAGCATTGTTAGAACTTATAAATAAGCTATAA
- a CDS encoding DUF3006 domain-containing protein codes for MSSTKYTLDRIEDGYAIFLKFPDEEEQLIIIQSAINEPVQVGDRVEIEEKDGHYHIEILKEETDQKKADIQRLMNRLRNKQK; via the coding sequence GTGAGCTCGACTAAATACACGTTAGACCGTATTGAAGATGGTTATGCTATTTTCTTAAAGTTTCCAGATGAAGAGGAACAACTAATTATTATACAATCAGCCATAAACGAGCCTGTGCAAGTAGGAGATCGTGTGGAGATTGAAGAAAAAGACGGACATTACCATATAGAAATTTTAAAGGAAGAAACTGATCAAAAAAAAGCGGATATTCAACGCCTTATGAACCGTTTACGTAATAAACAAAAATAA
- a CDS encoding MBL fold metallo-hydrolase — protein MKKIIVLLLCIFLLAGCTEAIQTEKIPVTAGHDMRVHFIDVGQGDSILIESPNGKTMLVDGGVKGAGPQVVSYLREIGVSKLDIVVATHPDADHIGGLIPVLNSMTIEQFYDSGKVHTSQTFEEMLTLIDEKNIPYDVPTPGDNIKFDEDVTVKVLNANEQASDNNDASIVLKIVYGNVSFLLTGDAGIALEKEMMQYDVSATVLKAGHHGSNTSSSEDFIRAVKPEVTILSYGKDNKYGHPHAEVVDGLKEIGSKIYATADIGTITVTTDGVNYAVNGKETSVANTEKTSEVVPLTPAIEITSKDLVGEIVGIKNNGQQAVSLKDWQLISIEGNQVFNFPNLSLQPGKTIYITSGANAREGQNYLKWTTKQIWLNEGDAAQLRNEKGELISELD, from the coding sequence ATGAAAAAAATAATAGTATTGCTCCTTTGTATTTTTTTATTAGCAGGCTGTACGGAAGCAATCCAGACAGAAAAAATCCCTGTAACGGCTGGCCATGATATGCGCGTTCATTTTATTGATGTAGGTCAAGGGGATTCTATATTAATAGAGTCACCAAATGGTAAAACAATGCTTGTAGATGGAGGTGTAAAAGGAGCTGGCCCGCAAGTAGTTTCTTATTTAAGGGAAATTGGGGTGAGTAAGCTCGATATAGTAGTGGCGACACATCCTGATGCTGATCACATTGGTGGGCTCATTCCTGTATTAAACTCAATGACAATTGAGCAATTTTACGATTCAGGAAAAGTACATACATCTCAAACATTTGAAGAAATGTTGACGCTGATTGATGAAAAAAATATTCCTTATGATGTACCGACGCCAGGTGACAATATTAAGTTTGATGAGGATGTCACTGTGAAAGTTTTAAATGCAAATGAGCAGGCATCAGATAATAATGATGCTTCGATTGTGTTAAAAATAGTTTATGGCAATGTCTCCTTTTTATTAACAGGTGATGCTGGAATAGCGTTAGAAAAAGAAATGATGCAATATGATGTGTCAGCAACAGTTTTAAAAGCCGGTCACCATGGATCGAATACTAGTAGTTCAGAGGATTTCATTCGTGCTGTAAAGCCAGAGGTCACGATATTAAGTTATGGGAAAGATAATAAATATGGACATCCACATGCGGAAGTGGTAGATGGATTGAAGGAGATTGGTAGTAAAATCTATGCCACGGCTGATATAGGAACGATTACTGTGACAACAGATGGGGTAAACTATGCGGTGAATGGGAAGGAAACCTCTGTGGCGAATACTGAAAAAACATCTGAAGTAGTTCCGCTGACGCCCGCTATTGAAATCACGAGCAAGGATTTAGTTGGTGAAATTGTAGGTATAAAAAATAATGGACAGCAAGCAGTTTCGTTAAAAGATTGGCAGCTTATCTCTATTGAAGGTAATCAAGTTTTTAATTTTCCTAATCTATCATTGCAGCCAGGAAAAACGATTTATATTACAAGCGGAGCCAATGCGCGAGAAGGGCAAAATTATTTAAAATGGACAACGAAGCAGATTTGGTTAAACGAAGGAGATGCTGCTCAATTACGTAATGAGAAAGGGGAACTGATAAGTGAGCTCGACTAA
- a CDS encoding GntP family permease produces the protein MLFIIILIGVLFVVLGTAKLKLHPFLALLISAFFVGIASGMPLLTVVESINTGFGGLMTSIGLVIIAGTIIGLILEKSGAAYRMAEVVLRIVGPKRPQLAMSLIGYIVSIPVFCDSGFIILSSLQKSLAKRANVTIASMAVALATGLFATHVLVPPTPGPIAAAGNIGAADYLGTVIVIGLLVAIPATFVGYLWSVKVATKIRVPEDEVEALDYEEVIKSFGKMPSTFKAFLPIVLPIVLIGLGSIAALVGDTESTFNTVFKFLGSPTVALFLGVAAAFLLLPEINETTLTGWIGESLKEAAPILLITGAGGSFGTVIKNAGVGELLQEMDLGVFASGTLFLLVPFIVAAALKTAQGSSTTALVITSTLVAPMLVTLGIEGAVPLALVVMAIGAGAMTVSHVNDSFFWVITQYSGMEVTQAYKAQTAATLLQGLVTIIITMILWWIFV, from the coding sequence ATGTTGTTCATCATTATTTTAATAGGGGTATTGTTTGTAGTATTGGGGACGGCTAAATTAAAGCTTCACCCGTTTTTAGCGCTATTAATTAGTGCCTTCTTCGTTGGGATTGCTTCAGGAATGCCATTATTAACAGTAGTTGAAAGCATAAATACTGGATTTGGTGGCTTGATGACAAGTATTGGACTAGTCATTATCGCTGGAACGATTATCGGCTTAATATTAGAAAAATCAGGGGCTGCCTATCGCATGGCAGAAGTGGTATTACGAATTGTAGGTCCAAAGCGTCCGCAATTAGCGATGTCTTTAATCGGTTACATTGTGTCCATTCCAGTATTTTGTGATTCTGGCTTTATTATTTTATCCAGCTTGCAGAAGTCTTTAGCAAAGCGAGCAAATGTAACCATTGCTTCAATGGCAGTAGCTTTAGCGACAGGCTTATTTGCGACACATGTATTAGTACCTCCAACTCCTGGTCCTATTGCAGCTGCAGGGAATATTGGTGCAGCAGATTATTTAGGTACAGTTATTGTTATTGGTTTATTAGTAGCGATACCAGCGACATTTGTAGGCTATCTATGGTCGGTAAAAGTAGCGACAAAAATTCGAGTACCTGAGGATGAGGTAGAGGCATTGGATTATGAGGAAGTTATTAAATCCTTTGGCAAAATGCCATCAACTTTTAAAGCATTTTTACCAATCGTTCTGCCAATTGTCTTGATTGGTCTAGGTTCGATCGCAGCATTAGTGGGTGATACAGAGTCGACATTCAATACAGTTTTTAAATTTTTAGGCTCCCCTACAGTAGCTTTATTTTTAGGGGTAGCAGCGGCATTTTTATTACTTCCTGAAATCAATGAAACGACATTAACTGGTTGGATTGGTGAGAGTTTAAAAGAAGCGGCTCCTATTTTACTGATTACAGGTGCTGGCGGTTCATTTGGGACCGTTATTAAGAATGCTGGAGTCGGAGAACTTCTACAGGAAATGGATTTAGGAGTGTTTGCATCAGGTACTTTATTCCTTCTTGTACCGTTTATTGTAGCAGCAGCATTAAAAACAGCTCAAGGCTCTTCCACAACAGCCCTTGTGATCACATCTACTTTAGTAGCACCAATGCTTGTGACACTTGGAATTGAAGGGGCGGTACCTTTAGCATTAGTGGTAATGGCAATTGGTGCTGGCGCAATGACAGTTAGCCATGTCAATGATAGCTTCTTCTGGGTAATTACACAGTATAGCGGTATGGAAGTCACACAAGCCTACAAAGCACAAACGGCTGCAACCTTATTACAAGGTCTAGTGACAATAATTATTACGATGATATTATGGTGGATATTCGTTTAA
- a CDS encoding glycerate kinase, translating into MKVIISPDSYKGTLSAVEVAKSMQRGILDADQSIETMILPVADGGEGTLQSLITSTEGQYFSVNVLDPLGRAIQAQYGVLGDQETCVIEMAQASGIMLLQDNEKNPNLATSYGTGQLIKAALDQGFRKFIIGIGGSATNDAGIGMLKALGVRLLATDGSELENGVLNLEKLATIDIRQMDARLADATFTIACDVDNPLIGERGATAIFGPQKGVKKHQIVHFDNCLKHFADIVEKQFSIRLHDYKGAGAAGGMGGALIAFLKGTFHAGIEIVLGAVKLQGHLADAQLVITGEGKSDLQTLHGKAPLGVAKAAKQANVEAILLSGGIDVKAKGTLQKYFSVVESLVDQEVTVQQAMQEPAHFIRLKIKKIIECYIQKGDD; encoded by the coding sequence ATGAAAGTCATAATTAGTCCAGATTCCTATAAGGGTACGCTGTCAGCTGTGGAAGTGGCAAAATCAATGCAAAGAGGGATCTTGGATGCGGATCAATCGATTGAAACAATGATATTACCAGTTGCAGATGGTGGAGAGGGCACACTGCAATCGCTTATCACCTCTACTGAGGGTCAATATTTTTCAGTAAATGTATTAGATCCATTGGGAAGAGCTATCCAGGCTCAATATGGAGTATTAGGAGATCAAGAGACGTGTGTGATAGAGATGGCTCAAGCATCTGGGATTATGCTGTTACAAGACAATGAGAAAAATCCTAATCTAGCTACATCATATGGAACGGGTCAATTAATTAAAGCTGCGCTCGATCAAGGCTTTAGAAAGTTTATTATCGGCATTGGAGGAAGTGCTACAAATGATGCGGGGATTGGCATGCTAAAGGCATTAGGAGTGCGATTATTAGCAACGGATGGTTCAGAGCTTGAGAATGGCGTGTTAAATTTAGAGAAATTAGCTACTATTGATATTCGACAGATGGATGCTAGATTAGCAGATGCCACATTTACGATCGCTTGTGATGTTGATAATCCGCTCATAGGTGAACGAGGGGCAACAGCCATTTTCGGTCCTCAAAAAGGTGTCAAAAAACATCAAATAGTACATTTTGATAATTGTTTAAAACATTTTGCAGATATTGTAGAAAAACAATTTTCCATTCGACTTCATGATTATAAAGGTGCGGGAGCTGCAGGGGGAATGGGAGGAGCTTTAATTGCATTTTTAAAAGGAACGTTTCATGCGGGAATTGAAATTGTTTTGGGTGCTGTCAAGTTACAGGGCCATTTAGCAGATGCGCAATTAGTGATTACGGGGGAAGGAAAATCCGATCTACAAACATTACATGGTAAGGCTCCATTAGGGGTGGCGAAAGCTGCTAAGCAAGCAAACGTAGAGGCAATATTATTGTCTGGTGGGATTGATGTAAAGGCAAAGGGGACATTGCAAAAGTATTTTTCAGTTGTGGAGTCATTAGTAGATCAAGAGGTCACTGTTCAGCAGGCCATGCAAGAACCTGCTCACTTTATTCGCTTAAAAATAAAGAAAATTATTGAGTGTTACATACAAAAGGGGGATGACTAG
- a CDS encoding CdaR family transcriptional regulator yields MLTKKLAEEIVHQTMLRLRHNINVISPSGVILASGDKMRVEKIHEGALYVAQTKKTLIINEENIELYPNTKPGINMPIMYQDEVVGVIGITGESDDMLDIAKLVQLTTEIMTHQAIVESKSEWQRKNNDYIFEALVHGSKLDAALNERIQKLPFSLLAPFQVILVSLNETSYAENTIPFFFEDLFYKQPILAGHSQLQEYYILLSNYGEQSCRPIIKALRKQKQKLPSLQIGVGPVVQHLSQLPYSYQGARTALEFATIQNELTFFEDVELFSLFKPRESDEVQAFQHRILKNLDAKQLDTLQSFFDCNLQLKLCAQQLNIHRHTLTYRLNKIREITGYDPTYFEDAVILKMACTLQKLQTIKAI; encoded by the coding sequence ATGTTGACGAAAAAATTAGCAGAAGAAATCGTACACCAAACGATGTTACGCTTACGTCACAATATAAATGTCATTAGCCCAAGTGGAGTCATTTTAGCCTCTGGCGATAAAATGAGGGTGGAAAAAATTCATGAAGGTGCACTTTATGTGGCACAAACAAAAAAGACATTGATTATTAATGAAGAAAATATAGAGCTGTATCCAAATACGAAACCAGGCATTAATATGCCTATTATGTATCAGGATGAAGTGGTGGGTGTTATTGGCATAACAGGAGAATCAGATGACATGCTTGATATTGCCAAGCTTGTGCAACTAACAACAGAAATCATGACACATCAAGCAATTGTTGAATCAAAAAGCGAATGGCAACGGAAAAATAATGATTACATATTTGAAGCGCTCGTTCACGGCAGTAAGCTCGATGCTGCATTAAATGAACGAATTCAGAAACTCCCCTTTTCACTACTAGCACCCTTTCAAGTGATTTTAGTAAGCTTAAATGAAACGTCATACGCCGAAAATACAATCCCTTTCTTTTTTGAGGATTTATTTTACAAACAGCCTATTCTTGCGGGACATAGCCAATTACAGGAATATTATATCTTACTGTCAAATTATGGAGAACAGAGTTGTCGCCCCATTATTAAAGCACTACGCAAGCAAAAACAGAAGCTACCTTCACTTCAAATAGGAGTTGGTCCTGTTGTCCAACATCTATCACAGCTTCCTTATAGCTACCAAGGCGCTAGAACTGCGCTTGAATTTGCTACAATCCAAAATGAATTAACCTTTTTTGAGGACGTCGAGTTATTTTCCCTTTTTAAGCCTCGAGAATCAGATGAAGTACAAGCCTTTCAACATCGCATTCTTAAAAACTTAGATGCTAAACAGCTAGATACATTACAATCATTTTTTGACTGTAATTTACAGCTGAAGCTTTGTGCACAACAATTAAACATTCATCGTCATACACTTACTTACCGCTTAAATAAAATAAGAGAAATAACAGGCTATGATCCAACCTATTTTGAGGATGCCGTTATTCTAAAAATGGCCTGTACATTACAAAAGCTTCAAACAATAAAGGCAATCTGA
- a CDS encoding coproporphyrinogen III oxidase — MKIIHIDQKYPEDWIRVLNHIANLFFEDSKLKVDSNGADMSASFDYLTDDNFSISTKAVLNVDGKQYKNEYSIQYESAATGRELNIRIKRALSHVFLDVLEQYTGMHQQWGILTGVRPTKLYHKFRKEGKTEQEIADLLIRDFRLSEDKVALLKEIVERQLVTIPDIDEIGQEISVYIGIPFCPTKCAYCTFPAYAIGSNRKQGRVTTFLDGLHIELREMGKWLKDNNMKITSIYWGGGTPTSIEADEMDALYQTMYESFPNPETIREVTVEAGRPDTITPEKLAVLKKWGIDRISVNPQSYTDETLKAIGRHHTVQETIDKFWLARESGMNNINMDLIIGLPNEGIEEFQHSLEESAKMQPESLTVHTLSFKRASEMTRNKDKYKVADRDTVAEMMEMAQVWTKENNYVPYYLYRQKNILGNLENVGYSKVGEESIYNIVIMEEVQTILGIGCGASSKFVHPKTGKITQFHNPKDPAAYIMTFEDAIGKKLEFLDELYNG; from the coding sequence ATGAAAATTATTCACATAGATCAAAAATATCCTGAAGATTGGATTCGCGTACTAAATCATATAGCGAATTTATTTTTTGAGGATTCAAAGCTGAAGGTTGATTCAAATGGAGCAGATATGTCCGCTTCATTTGATTATCTAACTGATGACAATTTTTCCATATCCACAAAAGCAGTTCTGAATGTAGATGGAAAGCAATATAAAAATGAATACAGCATACAATACGAATCAGCTGCAACTGGTCGTGAGCTAAATATTCGCATTAAACGTGCATTGTCACACGTGTTTTTAGATGTTCTGGAGCAATATACTGGGATGCATCAACAGTGGGGGATTTTAACAGGTGTGCGCCCAACTAAGCTATATCATAAATTTAGAAAAGAAGGCAAAACGGAGCAAGAAATTGCCGATCTTCTTATTCGTGATTTTCGTTTATCAGAAGACAAGGTGGCACTTTTAAAGGAAATTGTAGAACGACAATTAGTAACCATTCCTGATATTGATGAAATTGGTCAGGAAATCAGTGTCTATATCGGTATTCCATTTTGTCCAACGAAATGTGCCTATTGTACATTCCCAGCCTACGCCATTGGTAGCAACCGTAAGCAAGGTCGTGTGACTACCTTTTTAGACGGCTTACACATTGAATTGCGTGAAATGGGTAAATGGCTGAAGGACAATAATATGAAAATTACCTCTATTTATTGGGGGGGCGGTACACCAACTTCAATTGAGGCAGATGAAATGGATGCCTTATATCAAACGATGTATGAATCATTCCCAAATCCAGAAACAATTCGTGAGGTTACAGTTGAAGCGGGAAGACCAGATACGATTACACCTGAAAAATTAGCAGTACTTAAAAAATGGGGCATTGATCGTATTAGTGTTAATCCACAATCTTATACAGATGAAACATTAAAAGCAATTGGTCGTCATCATACGGTGCAAGAAACGATTGATAAGTTTTGGCTTGCAAGAGAATCGGGAATGAATAATATTAATATGGATCTAATTATTGGGTTACCGAATGAGGGAATTGAGGAATTCCAGCATTCATTAGAGGAATCTGCTAAAATGCAGCCAGAGTCGTTAACGGTTCATACATTATCATTCAAACGTGCGTCCGAGATGACTCGTAATAAGGATAAATATAAAGTAGCAGATCGTGATACGGTGGCTGAAATGATGGAAATGGCACAGGTTTGGACAAAGGAAAATAACTATGTTCCTTACTATTTATATCGTCAAAAAAATATTTTAGGTAATTTAGAAAATGTCGGCTATAGTAAAGTTGGTGAAGAAAGTATCTATAATATTGTCATTATGGAAGAAGTACAAACGATTTTAGGAATAGGCTGTGGAGCCTCTTCTAAATTTGTTCATCCTAAGACGGGAAAAATCACACAATTCCATAATCCGAAAGATCCAGCAGCCTATATTATGACCTTTGAAGATGCGATTGGGAAAAAACTAGAGTTTTTAGATGAATTATATAATGGATAA
- a CDS encoding copper amine oxidase N-terminal domain-containing protein, giving the protein MNMKKFAPVAMTALLVGSAVVPVASANEHTTTAEVPQIQIDPVHIFNNTRGTVDDIRVGENITYYTVKDGEQTNVLEITKDTLVFDNTGKKVALQKGDKVIAYTFANKPQKYIYPPQFNPEVVIVETEKVGFVEVDYFFEDLTNTYDILKLNIGKETELLNVEGEKVDVKDLAEQHLVVFYTASTKSIPAQTTPSKVIVLNDNSANTTNPVNEEIESIIALDSYDLAGTKMVPLRVIAEKLGYKVESTSKGAILSKGNMSYTLTRGDKTFGYNKALRTLTVAPTLKNTKTYVPVEFVEDYLK; this is encoded by the coding sequence ATGAACATGAAAAAATTTGCACCTGTAGCCATGACTGCATTATTAGTTGGAAGTGCCGTTGTGCCAGTAGCATCAGCAAATGAACATACAACGACAGCGGAGGTTCCACAAATCCAAATAGATCCAGTACATATTTTCAATAATACTCGCGGTACTGTTGATGATATTCGTGTTGGAGAAAACATTACATATTACACAGTCAAAGATGGCGAGCAAACAAATGTATTAGAAATTACTAAAGATACGCTTGTATTTGATAATACTGGAAAAAAAGTAGCGCTTCAAAAAGGTGATAAAGTGATCGCTTATACATTTGCTAATAAGCCTCAAAAATATATTTATCCACCGCAATTTAATCCTGAGGTTGTTATTGTTGAAACTGAAAAAGTGGGCTTTGTTGAAGTGGATTATTTCTTTGAAGATTTAACTAATACGTATGATATTCTAAAATTAAATATTGGGAAAGAGACAGAGCTACTCAATGTAGAAGGTGAAAAGGTAGACGTTAAAGATTTAGCAGAGCAGCATCTAGTTGTTTTCTATACGGCATCTACTAAAAGTATTCCAGCCCAAACAACACCATCTAAAGTGATTGTTCTTAATGATAATTCAGCAAATACGACAAATCCAGTAAATGAAGAAATTGAGAGCATCATCGCATTAGATTCTTATGATTTAGCTGGAACAAAAATGGTGCCATTACGTGTCATTGCTGAAAAGCTAGGATATAAAGTGGAATCTACAAGTAAAGGGGCTATTCTTTCAAAAGGAAATATGTCTTACACACTAACTCGTGGAGACAAAACATTTGGTTATAACAAAGCATTGCGTACATTAACAGTAGCACCAACACTAAAAAACACAAAGACATATGTACCTGTTGAATTTGTTGAAGATTATTTAAAATAA